Proteins encoded in a region of the Vicia villosa cultivar HV-30 ecotype Madison, WI linkage group LG5, Vvil1.0, whole genome shotgun sequence genome:
- the LOC131605928 gene encoding uncharacterized protein LOC131605928 — MVFMDKMTSTTAFKYHSKCAKIGITHLAFVDDVLLFSRGETQSVQIMMNTFQQFSDSTGLSVNPQKCQIFYSGMEEETINKVHEMTGYGRGTLPVRYLGVPLASKRVSTNHYLPLIERILSRIRHWSSNLLSIAGRILLVKSIFLAITQYWMMCFPIPKTVIHKIEAICRAFVWTGTDKSRKSPIAWTRVCSSIKNGGMNLIHMETWNRVAMLRCLWSLSLKVDSLWVKWVHAYYIKHDSVWNINLPQNVTWILKDIMARREDVSQHMQFWEDMQRRGKFAMKKLYDQLTKDDTIVQWSHVIQHNGARPRAIVCLWLVCHNRLATKSRLKRLGLLQEETCSLCMEQPEDINHLIIDCKVTRHIWLEVLQWLELHHHPVQWQEEIAWIIHHTKGKSFQSYMLKIAIAETVYGIWKYRNERIFGTNVNVDTNPVVSNIIDSIVVRGWIKVKHRKSIALLMM, encoded by the coding sequence ATGGTGTTTATGGACAAGATGACAAGTACCACTGCCTTCAAGTACCATAGTAAATGTGCAAAGATTGGCATTACCCACTTGGCCTTTGTTGATGATGTGCTTTTGTTTAGTAGAGGGGAAACTCAATCTGTGCAGATCATGATGAATACTTTTCAGCAATTCTCAGACTCTACCGGCCTCAGTGTGAATCCACAGAAGTGCCAAATTTTTTATAGCGGCATGGAGGAAGAGACCATTAACAAAGTCCATGAGATGACTGGTTATGGGAGAGGAACCCTCCCAGTCAGATACCTTGGAGTTCCTCTTGCTAGCAAAAGAGTGAGTACTAATCACTACTTGCCACTGATTGAAAGAATACTAAGTAGAATAAGGCATTGGTCCTCGAATTTACTAAGTATTGCTGGCAGAATTCTTCTGGTAAAGAGCATTTTCCTGGCCATCACCCAATATTGGATGATGTGTTTTCCCATACCCAAGActgttattcacaaaatagaagcTATATGTCGTGCTTTTGTCTGGACAGGTACTGATAAAAGTAGAAAAAGTCCCATTGCCTGGACCAGAGTCTGCAGTTCTATAAAGAATGGTGGCATGAACCTCATACATATGGAGACTTGGAATAGAGTAGCTATGTTAAGGTGCCTCTGGAGCCTCAGTTTGAAGGTAGACAGCCTTTGGGTGAAATGGGTACATGCATACTACATTAAACACGACTCTGTCTGGAATATAAATCTGCCGCAAAATGTTACTTGGATCCTTAAAGATATAATGGCCAGGAGGGAGGATGTTTCACAACACATGCAATTCTGGGAAGATATGCAGCGCAGAGGAAAGTTTGCGATGAAGAAACTCTATGATCAATTGACCAAGGATGACACAATTGTGCAATGGAGTCATGTTATCCAGCATAATGGCGCGCGTCCCAGGGCAATAGTCTGTTTATGGTTAGTCTGCCATAATAGGCTGGCTACGAAAAGTAGATTGAAAAGATTGGGTTTGCTGCAGGAGGAGACGTGTAGCCTTTGTATGGAGCAACCGGAGGACATAAATCATTTGATTATTGATTGCAAGGTTACTAGGCATATATGGCTGGAAGTGTTGCAATGGCTTGAGCTACATCACCACCCAGTTCAATGGCAAGAGGAGATCGCATGGATCATTCACCATACCAAAGGCAAGAGTTTCCAATCATATATGCTAAAAATTGCCATTGCCGAAACTGTTTACGGAATATGGAAGTATCGCAATGAGAGGATATTTGGTACTAATGTGAATGTAGATACAAACCCAGTTGTGTCCAATATTATTGATTCTATAGTGGTTAGAGGTTGGATTAAAGTCAAACATAGGAAAAGTATAGCTTTGCTCATGATGTAA